The following are encoded in a window of Cygnus atratus isolate AKBS03 ecotype Queensland, Australia chromosome 8, CAtr_DNAZoo_HiC_assembly, whole genome shotgun sequence genomic DNA:
- the RGS1 gene encoding regulator of G-protein signaling 1, translating into MPGLFFSHHNMNELNGKDDCKLAEGKIHKKKQKTFGADLKNYLKCMVPHLESGIKASNSRNVVLSAEEVMQWSQSLEKLLASQSGQGVFREFLKSEFSEENIEFWLACEDYKKTKSDHLHGKAEKIYEEFVQSDAIKQINIDYHMREATAKRAQDPTHTSFDEAQKTVYVLMERDSYPRFLKSKAYLNLLNQLQTNSSK; encoded by the exons ATGCCaggattatttttctcccaCCACAACATGAAtgaattaaatggaaaagacGACTGCAAGCTTGCAGAAGGCAAAATccataaaaagaagcaaaagactTT TGGTGCAGATCTCAAGAATTATTTGAAGTGCATGGTCCCGCATCTTGAATCTGGGATTAAGGCTTCCAACTCCAGAAATGTCGT GCTTTCTGCAGAGGAAGTAATGCAGTGGTCCCAGTCTTTGGAAAAGCTCTTGGCCAGCCAAA GTGGTCAAGGTGTCTTTCGGGAGTTCCTGAAGTCAGAGTTCAGCGAGGAGAACATTGAGTTCTGGCTGGCCTGCGAGGATTACAAGAAAACCAAGTCTGATCACTTACATGGCAAAGCAGAGAAGATTTATGAGGAGTTTGTCCAGTCAGATGCTATTAAACAG ATCAATATTGACTATCATATGAGGGAAGCGACAGCCAAAAGGGCTCAAGACCCAACTCACACAAGTTTTGATGAAGCCCAGAAAACTGTGTATGTCCTTATGGAAAGGGATTCATATCCCAGATTTTTGAAATCCAAAGCCTACCTGAACCTTTTGAACCAGCTGCAGACCAACAGTTCAAAATAA